In Acidobacteriota bacterium, one DNA window encodes the following:
- a CDS encoding 2-oxoacid:acceptor oxidoreductase family protein: MQNDMLEIRWHGRAGQGVVTAAETLADILAPEGKYVQAFPSFGAEKRGAPIMAFNRISSREIRAHYEISNPKIVVVTDPTLLGLVDIKAGTGDASIIIVNSTISPEIIKEKLALAPRKVYSLDAYKIANDEIGRPIPNIPMLAALVKVTGILDPQRFKERVKVSLMKKLNEKIAEANVRTIERAYGEVRGE, translated from the coding sequence ATGCAAAATGATATGCTTGAGATTCGCTGGCATGGAAGGGCTGGTCAGGGAGTTGTGACTGCTGCTGAAACCCTTGCTGATATCCTTGCTCCTGAAGGTAAATATGTCCAGGCTTTTCCGAGTTTTGGTGCTGAAAAGAGAGGGGCTCCCATAATGGCATTCAATAGAATAAGCTCAAGAGAGATCAGAGCCCATTATGAAATCTCAAACCCGAAGATAGTTGTTGTAACTGACCCAACCCTTCTTGGACTGGTTGACATTAAAGCAGGGACAGGAGATGCTTCGATAATAATAGTCAATTCAACGATTTCTCCTGAGATAATCAAAGAAAAATTGGCTTTAGCCCCAAGAAAAGTGTATTCCCTCGATGCTTATAAAATTGCGAATGACGAAATTGGACGTCCAATACCAAACATTCCCATGCTTGCAGCTCTGGTAAAAGTTACAGGAATTCTTGACCCACAAAGATTTAAAGAGAGGGTCAAGGTTTCATTGATGAAAAAATTGAATGAGAAAATTGCAGAAGCAAATGTAAGAACGATTGAAAGAGCTTATGGAGAGGTAAGAGGAGAATGA
- a CDS encoding YbaB/EbfC family nucleoid-associated protein, with product MKSPFDLNQLMKKAKEMQEKMQKELEEIKVEGSSGGGMVQVEMNGSKHVVSIKIEKDVVNPEEIEMLQDLIVAAMNDAYQKVEKEISSKLGALGLNIPGLFNV from the coding sequence ATGAAAAGTCCTTTTGATTTGAATCAACTGATGAAGAAAGCAAAAGAAATGCAGGAGAAAATGCAGAAAGAGCTTGAAGAAATAAAGGTTGAGGGTTCGAGTGGAGGAGGAATGGTTCAGGTTGAGATGAACGGAAGTAAGCATGTTGTTTCCATAAAGATAGAAAAAGATGTTGTTAATCCAGAAGAAATTGAGATGTTGCAGGATCTCATCGTGGCAGCTATGAACGATGCCTATCAGAAAGTTGAAAAGGAAATATCCTCAAAGTTAGGAGCTTTAGGGTTAAACATTCCAGGACTTTTCAATGTTTGA
- the dnaX gene encoding DNA polymerase III subunit gamma/tau: MSYLVLARKYRPKNFDEIIGQRHIVQTLKNAIKMEKVSHAYIFSGMRGIGKTTTARILAKAMNCEKGPSPEPCVECNFCTSIQEGKSIDVIEIDGASNRGIDEVRQLREDVKFSPIYARWKIIIIDEVHMLTTEAFNALLKTLEEPPSHTIFILATTEFHKVPATIVSRCQHFEFRRISHRDIVNHIKYIAELEGVEVSQFSLNLIADAADGSLRDAESIFDQAIAFSGEKIKDEDLKQLLGTIEKEILFSVSSSLHEKNEEKLFQIVQELIDRGHDLRFFLKELISHFRNLLLVKKAGYSEVLFTMSSAEEVEILKEEAKKFSDLDLIRYLNILQKSEAGLRYSIQPRIYLETLLLKMAQIQNLTPIERIISSYSEPEEKIEKKAGVDVINENNKEGIRFKEKAEDFETKKEVSKVRLGQIESEELIEKFKERLKKENLSLVAAFESAVKLELKGGSFYVYLKKDHDLTKERILRHKVLIERILEEITGIELKLKIEEVFVEERKEKVLEEPLIKFLLKELDGEVISIKKGEENEKSF; encoded by the coding sequence ATGAGTTATTTAGTTTTAGCAAGAAAATACAGACCAAAGAATTTTGACGAGATAATCGGGCAGCGGCATATAGTTCAGACATTAAAAAACGCAATTAAAATGGAAAAAGTATCCCATGCCTACATTTTTTCAGGAATGAGAGGTATTGGAAAAACCACAACAGCAAGAATACTGGCAAAAGCAATGAACTGTGAAAAAGGGCCTTCGCCTGAACCATGTGTTGAGTGCAACTTTTGCACATCAATTCAGGAAGGAAAATCTATTGACGTGATTGAAATAGATGGCGCCTCTAACAGAGGAATTGATGAAGTAAGGCAACTCAGGGAGGATGTAAAATTTTCTCCTATTTATGCCAGATGGAAGATAATAATAATAGATGAAGTCCATATGCTCACAACCGAGGCTTTCAATGCTCTTTTAAAAACCCTTGAGGAGCCTCCCTCTCATACAATTTTCATTCTTGCAACAACCGAGTTCCATAAAGTTCCTGCAACGATAGTATCCAGGTGTCAGCATTTCGAGTTCAGGAGGATATCCCACAGAGATATTGTTAACCATATAAAATACATTGCAGAACTCGAAGGAGTTGAGGTTTCTCAGTTTTCTCTTAATTTAATTGCTGATGCTGCTGACGGCTCTTTAAGAGATGCTGAAAGCATTTTTGACCAGGCAATAGCTTTTTCAGGAGAGAAGATAAAAGATGAAGATTTAAAGCAGCTTTTAGGAACGATCGAAAAAGAAATTTTATTTTCAGTTTCCTCTTCCTTACATGAGAAAAATGAGGAAAAATTATTTCAAATTGTTCAGGAGTTGATAGATAGAGGACATGATTTGAGATTTTTTTTGAAGGAATTGATTTCTCATTTTAGAAATCTCCTTTTAGTAAAGAAAGCAGGATACTCTGAGGTTCTTTTCACTATGTCATCAGCTGAAGAAGTTGAGATATTGAAGGAAGAAGCAAAAAAATTTTCAGATTTGGATTTAATTCGATATTTAAACATTTTGCAGAAATCAGAAGCAGGGCTAAGATATTCGATTCAACCTCGAATATATCTTGAAACCTTACTTTTAAAAATGGCACAGATTCAAAATCTAACTCCCATAGAAAGAATAATAAGTAGTTATTCTGAGCCTGAGGAAAAAATCGAGAAAAAAGCTGGAGTGGATGTGATAAATGAAAATAACAAAGAAGGGATAAGATTCAAGGAAAAAGCTGAGGACTTTGAAACAAAAAAAGAAGTAAGTAAAGTGAGGTTAGGTCAGATAGAATCGGAAGAATTAATAGAAAAATTTAAAGAAAGACTAAAAAAAGAAAATCTTTCCCTTGTCGCAGCATTTGAGAGTGCTGTAAAACTTGAATTAAAGGGAGGGTCTTTTTATGTTTATTTAAAAAAGGACCATGATTTAACAAAAGAGAGAATTTTAAGACACAAAGTTCTAATCGAAAGAATATTGGAAGAAATTACAGGAATTGAATTAAAATTAAAGATTGAAGAAGTTTTTGTTGAAGAGAGAAAAGAGAAGGTATTAGAAGAGCCTCTGATAAAATTTTTATTAAAGGAGTTAGATGGAGAAGTAATTTCAATAAAAAAAGGAGAAGAAAATGAAAAGTCCTTTTGA
- the recR gene encoding recombination mediator RecR — protein MFEWAKPLYNLIEELKKIPGIGAKTAQRISFHLMKSSYEDVERLSNALLEVRQKLFNCSICNNITDVDPCLICSDTNRNDDTICVVEEPYNVGTIEKTGIFKGGYHVLMGAISPIHGITPDKLKINGLVKRVEQGKVKEVIIATNPTVEGESTSLYLIKLLKPFNIKITRLAIGLPVGSDIDFADQVTISRALEGRWEIK, from the coding sequence ATGTTTGAGTGGGCTAAACCTTTATATAATTTAATAGAGGAACTAAAAAAAATTCCAGGGATAGGTGCTAAAACAGCTCAGAGAATCTCATTTCATTTAATGAAATCTTCGTATGAGGATGTTGAAAGATTATCAAATGCTCTTCTAGAAGTAAGACAAAAATTGTTTAATTGTTCCATTTGCAATAATATTACAGATGTAGATCCCTGTCTTATATGTTCAGATACAAATCGTAACGATGATACAATTTGTGTAGTGGAGGAACCTTATAATGTAGGGACTATAGAAAAAACTGGGATTTTTAAGGGCGGGTATCATGTGTTGATGGGAGCGATTTCTCCAATCCATGGAATAACCCCGGATAAGTTAAAAATAAATGGCTTGGTAAAACGGGTAGAGCAGGGGAAGGTAAAAGAGGTAATAATTGCTACAAATCCAACAGTTGAGGGTGAATCCACTTCTCTTTATTTAATAAAACTTTTAAAGCCTTTCAATATAAAAATTACAAGGCTGGCAATAGGTCTTCCTGTTGGCTCTGATATTGATTTTGCCGACCAGGTTACTATATCCAGAGCCTTGGAGGGAAGATGGGAAATAAAATAA